In Polaribacter sp. Hel_I_88, the following proteins share a genomic window:
- a CDS encoding sugar MFS transporter, with product MQQKNNTTAIVIIASLFFIFGFVTWINGALIPFMKTINELTDAQSYLVASASYISFVVMALPASYILNKIGYKKGMSLGLIIMGIGALVFIPAAEARTYWVFLTGIFIQGLGMTILQTASNPYITILGPIESGAKRIAIMGIANKTAGALGSLIFGAILLSGIDETKEKLAGATSEEKNILLDTMADSVFMPYIIMAIVLFVLGILIRKAPLPNVEADESETIIEGQTAKTSIFQFPNLWLGVLALFVYVGAEVIAGDTIIAYGISLGFTGEEAKYFTTYTLLAMVATYALGVFLIPKYVKQKTALIASAVLGIVFSFCILNTTGFISVLFVAGLGIANALVWPAIWPLTLDGLGKFTKTGSALLIMAISGGAIIPPLYGRIVDGIKEGLIENGFQEIDATAIASTESYWILIPCYAIILLFAIWGHKIKSWSK from the coding sequence ATGCAACAAAAAAATAACACCACAGCAATTGTAATTATTGCAAGTTTATTTTTCATTTTTGGTTTTGTAACGTGGATTAATGGAGCGTTAATTCCTTTTATGAAAACCATTAACGAATTAACAGATGCGCAATCTTATTTGGTGGCATCTGCCTCTTATATTTCTTTTGTGGTGATGGCTTTGCCAGCTTCTTACATCCTAAATAAAATTGGCTATAAAAAAGGCATGTCTTTAGGATTGATTATTATGGGAATTGGAGCATTGGTTTTTATTCCTGCTGCAGAAGCAAGAACCTATTGGGTTTTCTTAACAGGAATTTTTATTCAAGGCTTAGGAATGACGATTTTGCAAACAGCATCAAATCCATATATAACAATTTTAGGACCTATAGAAAGTGGTGCAAAAAGAATTGCAATTATGGGAATTGCCAATAAAACAGCAGGTGCTTTAGGTTCTTTAATTTTTGGAGCTATTTTATTATCAGGAATTGATGAAACTAAAGAAAAGTTAGCTGGAGCAACTTCAGAAGAAAAAAATATCCTTTTAGATACCATGGCTGATAGCGTTTTTATGCCTTACATAATTATGGCAATTGTGTTATTTGTGTTAGGAATTCTAATCAGAAAAGCACCTTTACCAAATGTAGAAGCAGATGAAAGTGAAACAATTATTGAAGGACAAACAGCCAAAACAAGTATTTTTCAATTCCCGAATTTATGGTTGGGAGTTTTAGCACTTTTTGTGTATGTTGGAGCAGAGGTTATTGCTGGAGATACTATTATTGCCTACGGAATTTCATTAGGTTTTACAGGAGAAGAAGCAAAATATTTTACAACATACACGCTTTTAGCAATGGTTGCAACCTATGCTTTGGGTGTCTTTTTAATCCCAAAATATGTAAAACAGAAAACTGCTTTAATTGCAAGTGCAGTTTTAGGAATTGTGTTTAGTTTTTGCATTTTAAATACTACTGGTTTTATATCGGTTTTATTTGTGGCAGGTTTAGGAATTGCAAATGCGTTGGTTTGGCCAGCAATTTGGCCTTTAACGTTGGATGGTTTAGGGAAGTTTACAAAAACAGGTTCAGCACTTTTAATTATGGCAATTTCTGGAGGCGCAATAATTCCGCCTTTGTATGGTAGAATTGTTGATGGAATTAAAGAAGGATTAATTGAAAACGGTTTTCAAGAAATTGATGCTACAGCAATTGCTTCTACAGAAAGTTATTGGATTTTGATTCCTTGTTATGCAATTATTCTTTTGTTTGCAATTTGGGGACATAAAATTAAAAGTTGGAGTAAGTAA
- a CDS encoding sugar phosphate nucleotidyltransferase — protein sequence MITNNKPTLVILAAGMGSRYGGLKQMDAFTPKGDTIIDFSLYDAIQAGFGKVIFVIRESFKAEFKANFNKKLDGKIEVEYVYQELDNVPKEYINLNRIKPWGTGHALLMTKKNIKENFAIINADDFYGREAFVTIANQLKNTDKNSCNFSMVGYSLKNTLSENGYVSRGECTIDENSFLKDVTERVRIEKINGILKSENEQNNMIPIDENTIVSMNFWGFTPNCFEFAETYFLEFLEENKEDLKAEFYLPTIVNKMLKTNKATVKVLQSDSKWFGVTYSKDKEKVEKEIQNLTEQEVYPTKLWS from the coding sequence ATGATAACTAACAACAAACCCACATTGGTAATTTTGGCAGCAGGAATGGGCAGTAGATATGGTGGTTTAAAGCAAATGGATGCTTTTACACCAAAAGGAGATACTATTATAGATTTTTCTTTATATGATGCAATTCAAGCAGGTTTTGGAAAAGTTATTTTTGTGATTCGAGAAAGTTTTAAGGCGGAGTTTAAAGCAAATTTCAACAAAAAATTAGATGGAAAAATAGAGGTTGAATATGTATATCAAGAATTAGATAATGTTCCAAAAGAATATATCAATTTAAACAGGATTAAACCTTGGGGAACAGGTCATGCTTTATTGATGACAAAAAAGAATATTAAAGAAAATTTTGCCATTATTAATGCAGATGATTTTTATGGACGAGAAGCTTTTGTAACGATTGCAAATCAATTAAAAAATACCGACAAAAATAGTTGCAATTTCAGCATGGTTGGTTATTCTTTAAAAAACACACTTTCAGAAAATGGTTATGTATCTAGAGGCGAATGTACTATTGATGAAAATAGTTTTTTAAAAGACGTTACAGAACGTGTTAGAATCGAAAAAATTAATGGAATTTTAAAAAGTGAAAACGAACAAAATAACATGATTCCCATAGATGAAAACACCATTGTTTCTATGAATTTTTGGGGATTTACACCCAATTGTTTCGAATTTGCAGAAACGTATTTTTTGGAATTTTTAGAAGAAAATAAAGAGGATTTAAAAGCAGAATTTTATTTGCCAACAATTGTAAATAAAATGCTAAAAACCAATAAGGCAACCGTAAAAGTTTTGCAATCAGATTCAAAATGGTTTGGAGTAACCTATAGTAAGGACAAAGAAAAAGTAGAAAAAGAAATTCAGAACTTGACTGAGCAAGAAGTGTATCCTACAAAACTATGGTCTTAA
- the acs gene encoding acetate--CoA ligase has translation MSNYHIKHLEEYYQVYRKSIREPENFWEEIAEEHFLWRKKWDTVLEWDFTKPEVTWFSGAQLNITENCIDRHLGTRANKTAILFEPNNPDEPAQHITYQQLSERVNKFANVLKEQGVKKGDRVCIYVPMIPELAVATLACARIGAIHSVVFAGFSSSALASRINDSDCKLVITSDGSFRGAKSIDLKGIVDEALENCPGVKTVLVVKRINSNINMKQGRDQWLQPLLDKASKECLAATMNAEDPLFILYTSGSTGKPKGMVHTTAGYMVYSAYTFKNAFQYKENDVYWCTADIGWITGHSYIVYGPLANGATTVLFEGVPSYPDFGRFWEIVQKHKVTQFYTAPTAIRALAKHGTELVDKYDLSTLKVLGSVGEPINEEAWHWYNDTIGKKKSPIIDTWWQTETGGIMITPIPYVTPTKPTYATLPFIGIQPALMDENGQELKGNQVEGRLCIKFPWPSMARTIWGNHERYKDTYFSAYEQMYFTGDGALRDEVGYYRITGRVDDVIIVSGHNLGTAPIEDAINEHPAVAESAIVGFPHDIKGSALYGYVTLKDIGESRDHNNLRKEINQLITDRIGPIAKLDKIQFSEGLPKTRSGKIMRRILRKIASNEMDNLGDISTLLNPEVVQNIIDNKL, from the coding sequence ATGAGCAATTATCACATAAAACATTTAGAAGAATATTATCAAGTATATAGAAAATCGATTCGAGAACCAGAAAATTTTTGGGAAGAAATTGCTGAAGAACATTTTTTATGGAGAAAAAAATGGGATACAGTTTTAGAATGGGATTTTACCAAACCAGAGGTTACATGGTTTTCTGGAGCACAACTAAACATTACAGAAAACTGTATTGATAGACATTTAGGAACAAGAGCCAATAAAACAGCTATTTTATTCGAACCTAATAACCCAGATGAACCAGCTCAACATATTACCTACCAACAATTATCGGAAAGAGTAAATAAATTTGCCAATGTTTTAAAAGAACAAGGTGTAAAAAAAGGTGATAGAGTTTGTATTTATGTACCCATGATTCCTGAGTTGGCAGTTGCAACGTTAGCTTGTGCAAGAATTGGTGCTATTCATTCTGTGGTTTTTGCAGGCTTTTCATCATCGGCATTAGCCTCTAGAATTAATGATTCTGATTGTAAATTGGTTATTACTTCTGATGGTTCTTTTAGAGGTGCAAAATCAATCGATTTAAAAGGAATTGTAGATGAAGCTTTAGAAAATTGCCCAGGAGTTAAAACAGTTTTGGTGGTAAAAAGAATCAATTCTAACATCAACATGAAACAAGGAAGAGACCAATGGTTACAACCTTTGTTAGATAAAGCATCTAAAGAATGTTTAGCAGCAACTATGAATGCAGAAGATCCACTGTTTATTTTATATACTTCTGGTTCTACAGGCAAGCCAAAAGGAATGGTGCATACAACTGCAGGTTATATGGTGTATAGTGCTTATACTTTTAAAAATGCTTTTCAATATAAAGAAAATGATGTGTACTGGTGCACAGCAGATATTGGTTGGATTACTGGACATTCGTATATTGTTTACGGACCTTTAGCCAATGGAGCAACTACAGTTTTGTTTGAAGGTGTGCCAAGTTATCCTGATTTTGGCCGTTTTTGGGAAATCGTACAAAAGCATAAAGTAACTCAATTTTATACAGCACCCACAGCCATTAGAGCTTTGGCAAAACATGGAACAGAATTGGTTGACAAATACGATTTATCAACTTTAAAAGTTTTAGGTTCTGTTGGAGAACCAATCAACGAAGAAGCTTGGCATTGGTATAATGATACGATTGGTAAGAAGAAAAGCCCAATTATCGATACTTGGTGGCAAACAGAAACTGGTGGCATTATGATAACACCAATTCCTTATGTAACTCCAACCAAACCAACCTATGCAACCTTGCCTTTTATAGGCATTCAACCAGCTTTAATGGATGAAAATGGACAGGAATTAAAAGGAAATCAAGTAGAAGGAAGATTGTGTATTAAATTTCCTTGGCCAAGTATGGCAAGAACCATTTGGGGAAATCACGAACGTTATAAAGACACCTATTTTTCTGCTTATGAACAAATGTATTTTACGGGTGATGGAGCTTTAAGAGATGAAGTTGGTTATTACAGAATTACGGGTAGAGTAGATGATGTAATTATTGTTTCTGGTCATAATTTAGGCACTGCACCCATTGAAGATGCTATTAATGAACATCCTGCAGTTGCAGAATCTGCGATTGTTGGTTTTCCTCATGACATTAAAGGAAGTGCTTTGTATGGCTATGTAACTTTAAAAGATATTGGAGAAAGTAGAGATCATAATAATTTAAGAAAAGAAATCAACCAGTTAATTACGGATAGAATTGGCCCTATTGCAAAATTAGATAAAATTCAATTTTCTGAGGGATTGCCAAAAACACGTTCAGGAAAAATTATGAGACGTATTTTACGTAAAATAGCCTCTAATGAAATGGATAATTTAGGTGATATTTCTACATTGTTAAATCCAGAAGTAGTTCAGAATATTATTGATAATAAATTATAG
- a CDS encoding transposase — protein sequence MKIRRISDFQYSFSFLSSTEELEKFKARFLMSDLGKIYSAIPWKNLVKSFKITEAIKGPDCIFSPQGKLGLMFLKHYACCSDKRLIEQLNSNYNYQFFCGIYLGFDTLENYKIVSQIRCELAADLNISSTEKILFNYWSKYIDEQEKATTDATCYESEVRYPTDQKLLKESVDWCYKQMKIICKSLGVKLPRTKYLKWSKRYVGYSKMRRKTTKKRTSITRAFLKLLRKLLAEIKTLEKQHYFTMPNRFYKTLNTVKKIFSQQYLLFEKGEKPKNRIVSISKDYLRPIVRGKEIKKVEFGAKVNKLQIDGINFIQKISFDNFNEGTQFKNTVYKAQGLTNRKIKILGADAIYATNKNRVFATSNHIQTDFKPKGRPSKHHKEQKKLKKMITKERASRLEGGFGKEKEHYHLKKIKAKTKPTEILWIFFGIHTANCLEIGRRMQNQILQKVA from the coding sequence ATGAAAATACGAAGAATTTCTGACTTCCAGTACTCTTTTTCTTTTTTATCCTCTACAGAGGAATTAGAAAAATTCAAAGCACGTTTTTTAATGTCTGATTTAGGTAAAATTTACAGTGCAATTCCTTGGAAAAATTTAGTCAAATCATTTAAAATTACAGAAGCTATCAAAGGACCAGACTGTATTTTTAGCCCTCAAGGAAAATTAGGTTTAATGTTTTTAAAACATTATGCTTGTTGTTCTGATAAGCGTTTGATTGAGCAGTTGAATTCCAATTATAATTATCAGTTTTTTTGTGGTATTTATTTAGGATTTGATACCCTTGAAAACTATAAAATAGTGAGTCAAATACGTTGCGAATTAGCTGCTGATTTAAACATTAGTTCAACAGAAAAAATACTATTTAATTATTGGAGTAAATATATTGATGAACAAGAAAAAGCAACAACAGATGCCACTTGTTATGAGAGTGAAGTTCGCTATCCAACAGATCAAAAACTATTGAAAGAATCTGTTGACTGGTGCTATAAACAAATGAAGATAATTTGTAAATCTTTAGGTGTAAAACTTCCTAGAACCAAATACTTGAAATGGTCAAAAAGATATGTTGGTTATAGTAAAATGCGAAGAAAAACAACAAAGAAAAGAACCTCCATAACAAGAGCTTTTTTAAAACTATTACGCAAATTATTAGCGGAGATTAAAACTCTTGAAAAACAACATTATTTTACAATGCCAAATCGTTTTTATAAAACACTAAATACAGTAAAAAAAATATTCTCACAACAGTATTTACTGTTTGAGAAAGGAGAAAAACCAAAGAATAGAATCGTAAGCATAAGCAAAGATTACTTACGTCCAATAGTGAGAGGAAAAGAGATAAAAAAAGTAGAATTTGGGGCAAAAGTAAACAAACTTCAAATTGATGGAATTAACTTTATACAGAAAATAAGTTTTGATAACTTTAATGAAGGGACACAATTTAAAAATACAGTTTATAAGGCACAAGGATTAACCAATAGGAAAATTAAAATACTTGGTGCAGATGCTATTTATGCAACGAATAAGAACAGAGTTTTTGCAACTTCAAACCATATACAAACAGACTTCAAACCTAAAGGAAGACCTTCAAAGCATCATAAAGAGCAAAAAAAGCTCAAAAAAATGATTACCAAAGAAAGAGCTTCTAGATTAGAGGGGGGTTTTGGTAAAGAAAAGGAACATTATCATCTAAAAAAGATAAAAGCGAAAACCAAACCAACAGAAATACTTTGGATATTCTTTGGTATTCATACTGCAAATTGCCTTGAAATTGGCAGAAGAATGCAAAATCAAATTTTACAAAAAGTAGCCTAA
- a CDS encoding LytTR family DNA-binding domain-containing protein translates to MDCIIIDDDATARLITKQLCLKSEQINVLEEFSSAIDAIKYLNTTNVDLIYLDIHMPTFSGFDFMQTLKNSPKIILTTSDKNLALEAFEYKSVVDYLVKPITKERFTKSLEKLDSLSTQEKNIIKEKNTSDFIYVNVDRRLVKVNIPSIYLIEAKGDYINIKTEEKNYIVHSTLKKIEDKLPSDSFFKVHRSFIINIKEIIDIEDNTVLIKKDVVPVSRANKSELMNKLNFL, encoded by the coding sequence ATGGATTGTATAATAATTGATGATGACGCAACTGCAAGGCTAATTACAAAACAACTTTGCCTAAAATCTGAGCAGATTAATGTACTTGAAGAATTTTCATCTGCAATAGATGCTATTAAATACCTAAATACAACAAATGTAGACTTGATATATTTAGATATTCATATGCCTACTTTTTCTGGTTTCGATTTTATGCAAACACTAAAAAACTCGCCAAAAATAATTTTAACGACAAGTGATAAAAACTTAGCTCTTGAAGCTTTTGAGTATAAAAGTGTGGTAGATTATTTGGTAAAACCAATTACAAAAGAACGTTTTACAAAATCATTAGAAAAATTAGATTCTTTATCTACTCAAGAAAAAAATATCATAAAAGAAAAAAATACATCAGATTTTATTTATGTTAATGTAGATAGAAGATTGGTAAAAGTAAACATACCAAGTATTTATTTAATTGAGGCAAAAGGCGATTATATCAATATAAAAACAGAGGAAAAAAACTATATTGTACATTCTACACTAAAAAAAATTGAAGATAAATTACCTTCAGACTCTTTTTTTAAAGTACATAGATCTTTTATTATCAATATAAAAGAAATTATAGATATTGAAGATAATACAGTGTTAATAAAGAAAGATGTTGTGCCAGTTAGTAGAGCTAACAAAAGCGAATTAATGAACAAGTTAAACTTCTTATAG
- a CDS encoding type I phosphomannose isomerase catalytic subunit, with protein sequence MKLYPLKFTPVFKYRIWGGDKLKTKLNKKYTEENIGESWEISDVSGDETIVEEGSLKGKTLKELTQQFKGDFVGNAVYEKFGEAFPLLIKFIDAKTPLSIQVHPSNEIAKQRHNSFGKNEMWYVMQADKNAELIVGFDEKLTTESYKNNLENNTILDTMHHENVTKGDTFYIPTGRVHAIGAGVLLAEIQQTSDVTYRIYDYDRVDAKTGQKRDLHNDLAMDVIDFEIHENYKTQYQLEKNTSNKLVHSPYFKTNILEINDDVKKDYRNLDSFVIYICVEGSVEIFSDKERYKINTGETILLPATVNDVTLKSDSGKILEVYY encoded by the coding sequence ATGAAATTATATCCTTTAAAATTTACACCAGTTTTTAAATATAGAATTTGGGGTGGTGATAAATTGAAAACGAAACTAAATAAAAAGTATACAGAAGAAAATATCGGTGAATCTTGGGAAATATCTGATGTTTCTGGAGATGAAACAATCGTTGAAGAAGGTTCGTTAAAAGGTAAAACTTTAAAAGAGTTAACGCAACAATTTAAAGGAGATTTTGTTGGTAATGCTGTTTACGAGAAGTTTGGAGAAGCATTTCCGTTGTTAATTAAGTTTATTGATGCCAAAACACCTTTGTCAATTCAAGTACATCCAAGTAACGAAATTGCAAAACAACGCCATAATTCATTTGGAAAAAATGAAATGTGGTATGTTATGCAAGCTGATAAAAATGCAGAATTAATAGTTGGTTTTGATGAAAAATTAACGACAGAAAGTTATAAAAATAATCTAGAAAATAACACTATTTTAGATACAATGCATCATGAAAATGTTACGAAAGGTGATACTTTTTATATTCCTACAGGTAGAGTTCATGCTATTGGAGCAGGTGTTTTATTAGCAGAAATTCAGCAAACATCAGATGTTACGTATAGAATTTATGACTATGATAGAGTAGATGCAAAAACAGGACAAAAAAGAGATTTACACAACGATTTAGCAATGGATGTGATTGATTTTGAAATCCATGAAAATTATAAGACTCAGTATCAATTAGAGAAAAATACTTCTAACAAATTAGTACATTCACCTTATTTTAAAACGAATATTTTAGAAATTAATGACGATGTAAAAAAAGACTATCGTAATTTAGATTCTTTTGTAATTTATATATGTGTAGAAGGTTCTGTGGAAATTTTTTCAGATAAAGAGCGCTATAAAATAAATACGGGAGAAACAATTTTATTACCAGCAACTGTTAATGATGTAACCTTAAAATCTGATAGTGGTAAAATACTAGAAGTATATTATTAA
- a CDS encoding phosphotransferase enzyme family protein: protein MKAKKLQFIFDEFEHQHAYKSHSELKSGHINDTFLVKTGGETHYILQRINHTIFKDVPGLVNNKVLVSNHLKSKYSNTSEEKITNKVLRFVKIKNSNLYYLKDGENYWNLMIFIDDSITHEIVKNKEIAFEAGKLLGDFLNKTSDFESDKLIDVIPNFHDMTFRFQQYNASLKSASKERLEKASKYIKIVADLKDEMHILQTLKETGKIPTRVTHNDTKISNSLFDENNQGICIIDTDTVMPGIIHYDFGDAIRTICNTAAEDEKDLSKVEFNLAFYKAYKKGFLENTVDSLSEIELKYLPLAAKTMIFIMALRFLTDYLNKDTYYKTDYLEHNLDRAKNQFKLMESFTEKKYNLT, encoded by the coding sequence ATGAAAGCAAAAAAGTTACAGTTTATTTTTGATGAATTTGAGCATCAACATGCTTATAAAAGCCATTCTGAATTAAAATCAGGACATATAAATGATACTTTTTTAGTTAAAACTGGTGGTGAAACTCACTATATTTTACAAAGAATAAATCATACAATTTTTAAAGATGTGCCAGGATTAGTGAATAACAAAGTTCTGGTAAGTAATCATCTAAAAAGTAAATATTCAAATACATCCGAAGAAAAAATTACGAATAAAGTGTTGCGTTTTGTAAAAATAAAAAACAGCAATTTATACTACTTGAAAGACGGGGAAAATTATTGGAACTTAATGATTTTTATTGATGATAGCATTACTCATGAAATTGTAAAAAATAAAGAAATAGCTTTTGAAGCTGGAAAACTTTTAGGCGATTTTTTAAACAAAACATCCGATTTTGAAAGCGATAAATTAATTGATGTAATCCCGAATTTTCATGACATGACTTTTCGTTTTCAACAATACAATGCCTCTTTAAAAAGTGCCTCCAAAGAAAGATTGGAAAAAGCATCAAAATACATAAAAATAGTAGCTGATTTAAAAGACGAAATGCACATTTTGCAAACGTTAAAAGAAACTGGTAAAATACCAACAAGAGTTACGCATAATGATACAAAAATTTCAAATTCTTTGTTTGATGAAAATAACCAAGGAATTTGTATTATTGATACTGATACTGTTATGCCAGGAATTATTCATTACGATTTTGGTGATGCCATAAGAACAATTTGCAACACAGCAGCAGAAGATGAAAAAGACTTATCAAAAGTTGAATTCAATTTAGCGTTTTACAAAGCGTATAAAAAAGGTTTTTTAGAAAATACAGTAGATTCGCTTTCAGAAATCGAGTTAAAATATTTGCCTTTAGCAGCAAAAACAATGATTTTTATTATGGCACTTCGTTTTTTAACAGATTATTTAAATAAAGATACATATTATAAAACTGATTATTTAGAACATAATTTAGACAGAGCTAAAAATCAATTTAAATTGATGGAAAGTTTTACAGAAAAAAAATATAATTTAACATGA
- a CDS encoding DUF1800 family protein: MKQKHIQHLYWRASFGIDVKQFESLKSTSKKKIVSKLITDSKEFKNLELDLSEFDSIKYKSYKELKDKFTEEELQKLTNKRNRKVRDLNYAWIYRLSEPKSLLREKMTLFWANVFVCRDNDVFFIQDYNNTLRKYALGDFRVFVKQIAKQPSMLKYLNNKQNKKRKPNENFARELMELFTLGVGNYTEQDIQESARAFTGWTHKKNGDFYLQKSQHDFDEKTFFGKTGNFDGDDIIDIILEQKQCARFICDKIYRYFINPKVDKKRLEEITNIFYKDYNISNLMEHIFTSKWFYNDENIGVKIKSPIELLVGIQKVVPVTFDKKQQLNYLQKMMGQTLLYPDNVAGWKGGKSWIDSNTLMFRMKLPSLLLSNAIINLEEKGEFEDSFEKYYKGEKQRNKYLKITKNWEFFDKQNQNLSSKELIDLLILSKLDKDTATFLENLEIKSNRNFCVQLMSIPEYQLC; this comes from the coding sequence ATGAAGCAAAAACACATTCAACATTTATATTGGAGAGCTAGTTTTGGTATAGATGTTAAACAATTTGAAAGTTTAAAATCTACTTCTAAAAAAAAGATAGTTTCAAAATTAATTACGGATTCTAAAGAGTTTAAAAATCTTGAGTTAGATTTATCTGAATTTGATTCCATAAAATACAAATCTTACAAAGAGTTAAAGGATAAATTTACGGAAGAAGAACTTCAAAAATTAACAAACAAAAGAAATAGAAAAGTAAGAGATTTAAATTATGCTTGGATTTATAGATTAAGTGAACCAAAATCCTTATTAAGAGAAAAAATGACGCTTTTTTGGGCGAATGTTTTTGTGTGTAGGGATAATGATGTTTTCTTTATACAAGACTATAATAATACATTAAGAAAATATGCTTTAGGAGATTTTAGAGTTTTTGTAAAGCAAATTGCCAAACAACCTTCTATGCTTAAGTATTTAAATAATAAGCAAAACAAAAAAAGGAAACCAAATGAAAATTTTGCCAGAGAATTAATGGAACTTTTTACGCTGGGTGTTGGCAATTATACTGAGCAAGACATACAAGAATCTGCAAGAGCTTTTACAGGTTGGACACATAAAAAAAATGGAGATTTTTATTTACAGAAAAGTCAACATGATTTTGATGAAAAAACTTTTTTTGGTAAAACAGGTAATTTTGATGGAGATGATATTATTGATATCATTTTAGAACAAAAACAATGTGCACGTTTTATTTGTGATAAAATTTATAGGTATTTTATAAACCCTAAAGTAGATAAAAAAAGGTTGGAAGAAATTACCAACATATTTTATAAAGATTATAATATCAGTAATTTAATGGAACACATTTTTACCTCAAAATGGTTTTATAATGATGAAAATATTGGGGTAAAAATAAAATCGCCTATTGAATTATTGGTAGGCATTCAAAAAGTTGTTCCTGTTACTTTTGATAAAAAACAACAGTTAAATTATTTGCAAAAAATGATGGGACAAACCTTATTATACCCAGATAATGTAGCTGGTTGGAAAGGTGGAAAAAGTTGGATAGACTCTAATACGTTAATGTTTAGAATGAAACTACCTTCTTTATTGTTAAGCAACGCCATTATTAATTTAGAGGAAAAAGGCGAGTTTGAAGATTCTTTTGAAAAATATTATAAAGGCGAAAAACAACGTAATAAATATTTGAAAATCACAAAAAATTGGGAGTTTTTTGATAAGCAAAATCAAAATTTATCATCAAAAGAACTAATAGATTTATTAATCTTATCGAAACTAGATAAAGACACAGCAACTTTTTTAGAAAATTTAGAAATAAAATCGAATAGAAATTTTTGTGTGCAGTTAATGTCGATTCCAGAATACCAACTTTGTTAA
- a CDS encoding DUF1501 domain-containing protein codes for MERRDFLKQSTLASSLFFVPNFVKAFENVSKSTFKHKKLVIIQLSGGNDGLNTIIPYTNDFYFKNRPKLAIPKNNIIKATDELGFHENLAPLKNLYDQGYLSVINNVGYPNPNRSHFRSTDIWQTASSADEYVTSGWVGRFIEKYGKNPYTGIELDDSLSLIMKGENVNGIATKNPNILFANTNTAYFKKVLEQQTDAHLSEHNLGYLYKTMIEAKSSAKYIYETSKTYKSNLEYPNNPFGKQLKTTAEFINSDLDSKVYYVSMGGFDTHANQVNRQSRLLKTYSESIAVFVNDLKKNDTFKDTLILTFSEFGRRVQQNAAGGTDHGAANNVFLIGENLKKKGFYNDAPNLGNLDSNGDLMHTVDFRTIYATILDKWLQVDDASILNKSFSKLNFI; via the coding sequence ATGGAAAGAAGAGATTTTTTAAAACAAAGCACGTTAGCAAGCAGTTTGTTTTTTGTTCCGAATTTTGTAAAAGCTTTTGAGAATGTTTCAAAAAGCACATTCAAACATAAAAAGCTAGTAATTATTCAATTATCTGGAGGTAATGATGGTTTAAATACCATTATTCCCTACACAAACGATTTTTATTTTAAAAATAGACCAAAGTTAGCCATCCCAAAAAATAACATTATAAAAGCTACTGATGAGCTTGGCTTTCACGAAAACTTAGCTCCATTAAAAAATTTGTATGATCAAGGATATTTATCAGTTATAAATAATGTTGGGTATCCAAACCCTAACAGATCTCACTTTCGATCTACAGATATTTGGCAAACAGCAAGTAGTGCTGATGAATATGTAACCTCAGGTTGGGTTGGTAGATTTATCGAAAAATATGGTAAAAATCCCTACACAGGAATTGAGTTAGATGACAGTCTTTCCTTAATTATGAAAGGAGAAAATGTAAACGGAATTGCTACTAAGAATCCAAATATTTTATTTGCAAATACAAACACAGCGTATTTTAAAAAAGTGCTGGAACAGCAAACAGATGCACATTTAAGTGAACATAATTTAGGATATTTATACAAAACGATGATTGAAGCAAAGTCATCAGCAAAATATATTTACGAAACATCTAAAACGTATAAAAGTAATTTAGAATATCCTAATAATCCTTTTGGAAAACAGTTAAAAACAACAGCCGAATTTATAAATTCAGATTTAGATAGCAAGGTGTATTATGTTTCTATGGGTGGTTTTGATACGCATGCAAATCAAGTAAACAGACAAAGTAGGTTATTAAAAACGTATAGCGAATCTATAGCCGTTTTTGTAAACGATTTAAAGAAAAACGATACTTTTAAAGACACTTTAATTTTAACTTTTTCTGAATTTGGAAGAAGAGTGCAACAAAATGCTGCTGGAGGAACAGATCATGGAGCAGCTAACAATGTGTTTTTAATTGGTGAAAATTTAAAGAAAAAAGGCTTTTATAATGATGCTCCTAATTTGGGAAATTTAGACTCTAATGGAGATTTAATGCACACTGTAGATTTTAGAACTATATATGCTACAATTTTAGATAAATGGCTTCAAGTTGATGATGCATCAATCTTAAATAAATCATTTAGCAAGTTAAATTTTATTTAG